A single genomic interval of Theropithecus gelada isolate Dixy chromosome 16, Tgel_1.0, whole genome shotgun sequence harbors:
- the SOST gene encoding sclerostin produces MQLPLALCLVCLLVHAAFRVVEGQGWQAFKNDATEIIPELGEYPEPPPELENNKTMNRAENGGRPPHHPFETKDVSEYSCRELHFTRYVTDGQCRSAKPVTELVCSGQCGPARLLPNAIGRGKWWRPSGPDFRCIPDRYRAQRVQLLCPGGAAPRARKVRLVASCKCKRLTRFHNQSELKDFGPEAARPQKGRKPRPRARGAKANQAELENAY; encoded by the exons ATGCAGCTCCCACTAGCCCTGTGTCTTGTCTGCCTGCTGGTACACGCAGCCTTCCGTGTAGTGGAGGGCCAGGGGTGGCAGGCCTTCAAGAATGATGCCACGGAAATCATCCCCGAGCTCGGAGAGTACCCCGAGCCTCCACCGGAGCTGGAGAACAACAAGACCATGAACCGGGCGGAGAACGGAGGGCGGCCTCCCCACCACCCCTTTGAGACCAAAG ACGTGTCCGAATACAGCTGCCGAGAGCTGCACTTCACCCGCTACGTGACCGACGGGCAGTGCCGCAGCGCCAAGCCAGTCACCGAGTTGGTGTGCTCCGGCCAGTGCGGCCCGGCACGCCTGCTGCCCAACGCCATCGGCCGCGGCAAGTGGTGGCGCCCGAGTGGGCCCGACTTCCGCTGCATCCCCGACCGCTACCGCGCGCAGCGTGTGCAGCTGCTGTGTCCCGGTGGTGCTGCGCCGCGCGCGCGCAAGGTGCGCCTGGTGGCCTCGTGCAAGTGCAAGCGCCTCACCCGCTTCCACAACCAGTCGGAGCTCAAGGACTTCGGTCCCGAGGCCGCTCGGCCGCAGAAGGGCCGGAAGCCGCGGCCCCGCGCCCGCGGGGCCAAAGCCAATCAGGCTGAGCTGGAGAACGCCTACTAG